tcacacagtaagttgaGTGGGTTTCaaacttaggtcctctgactctaagatCAGTGTCctgtctttccattttctttacatttctgtGGTAGGGGGGAATAAGATGAGTACTGATGACACTTTCTGTCCTCTCCCATAACAGAAGCTTGTATATTGCTGGAGCTGCCATGTCAGAAGGAGAGAGCAAGGACAGTGTGGGTAGTGAGTGTCCGGTGTGCTATGAGAAGTTTCGAGACCTAGAAGGAGCCAGCCGGACGCTGAGCTGTGGCCACGTCTTCTGCCATGACTGCCTTGTTAAATACCTGCTTTCATGCAAAGTGGATGGGCAGATCCAAAGGACCATCATCTGCCCTATCTGCCGCTATGTCACCTTCCTCAGTAAAAAAAGTTCCCGCTGGCCCTCTTTGTCATCATCGGAAAAGAGTCTCCAGACCTTGGCAGTCCCTGTGGGCCTGGATAACCTGCCCTCTCTGGATGCCTTGGGACACACAAACCCTCTAACCATTCCCCATCCTCTCTGGGTTCCTTCTCAGGGCCAGACAAGAGTGCCCACCCAAAGCCCTTCATTTCCCAGGGACCTGCTGCCCAGTCTAGTCCGAGAGCCTCAGATTTTTATCATCAGTCGACATGGGATGCCCCTAGGAGAGGAGGACAGTGTCCTGCCCAGGCAGAGCCTAGCTGACCTCTCAGAAGCATCCCCATCACGAAGATCCTTCTGCTCACACTGCTGCCGCTCTCGCGTAATGCTGCTGCTAACCCTCATTACGATAGTGGCTGTGGTGGCCACTATCCTGCCCTGGATCCTACTGGTGAGGAAGGAGGCATGACTGTGTCTGGGGATGCATCCATACAATGTCCCATTAAAGAGCAGCCCTAGAAGCCAAGAAGCTTCTGAGCCAGACAGGAACACAAAGAGCTCAGCCTCAGATGATTGTGGGCATTTTCATTATTAGAAGGAAAAGGACAGAAGTCTTGAAAGACCCTGAAGCTAAACACAGTGCTGGTTCCATCTAACCAAGCCACTCGGAGTTCTCaggcagggttaaatgacctagGAGACGATGGTGGAAGTCTTAGTATAATTCTGCTACAGAATTGGGAAAAGTGGCGGGGGTTTTTCCTACCAGCTAGCCCAGGAAGGAGTCAGGGCAAGCAAAGTTAAGGGCAAGACAAAGTGCGTCTTCTTGTTACTCAGTCTCAAAATCCAGTTTAGAGATGGAGATTGTGGAGGCtggaactgggacttgaaggagtaATCCTGAAGGGGTAGTATATCAGAGAGAAAAGtaaccccagctgcctcctgGGAAGCATGTACTTGAACAAAAGTCAGCTAATAACATCTCTTTTCCCTCAAGTGCCACTTCAGAGCAGTACTCATAAATGGAAGGATTCCTACCTAAATGACCAAGGAACAGAGGACACCTAATTCACAGACAGCTCCAGTACTTGGAACTCTAATAACCTTCACTTCTACCATGAGGCCCCAAAGAAGGAATGGCACTTAGAGAGACATTTTAGTAAGGCAGAACCACTCTTTCCTCTAATAAAGGAGGGGTCTCTGGAAAATACCTTTGCTTCCTTTCCTTGTGATGCAGAACAGAGCCCAGGGGAAAGCACAGAGTGTTGAAGctgtttcttcccttttcttgtcCCATTCTGagcccttctttttcccttcaggGAAGGCTCTATTGCTCACTGATCTGGCATGAGGCCACAGAAAGGATTCACTGTTGCAAAGGAAGCTCTCTCTTGCCAAAAAAAGGCTTCAGCTAGAGGGGTATTGGATCAGGGTTAGAGGACCCAGAGATgttttccccaaatctgcccaGATATTTATCCCATACTCTCTAGAGCTGGTTGAGGTTGTGTTATGCAAGACAAGAGGCTAAAAAAGATATGTACAGCTAGTCGACCGCCAAAAAACTTAAGGAGCTGGTCCAAGGAGTTTAACACTGTCTATGGTGGATCCAGGAACTAATGTCTCAGCACCATGCTCTGCTGACTAGAAGCTAATAAATTAATAAGGATAATTATTATTCCTATGTATGTAATACTTCAAAGTTTATAAAGTGACTTATAAATAATAGCTTGTCTGACTCACAACAATTTAGTaagttattttttcccattttacacagAACATTTGTGGACTGTGTTACAAAGGATGGAGTAGTCCATGTTTAGCATGGACATCTAGATAAGTCTGGAATGCCTCCATATGTCAGGGATCCTGGAGTTCCATCTCTGTGGGAAACAGGAGGATAGCCATGACTGGGCTATCATTCCTTCATTCTCCCATTTTCAAAAAGAGTATTGGCCTAGAATTATATCTACTTATCACCAGCGATTTAAAATCTAGGGGTGTAATTCTTGTGGGTGATTGATGATAAAAGCCACATTCTCTAATTGTTGAAGGGCAAGGGGAGAAAAGtaaattccacctctgacctGGAAGGTTACAGTTGGCTTAATCTTAGCCATGTTAACTtccctgccaaaaaaaacctCTTATGACTAATAGTATCaggtaacatttacatagtattaTAAGATTTGTTAAGCAATTTACATCTATCctctcatttaaacctcacaacaaccctgggaaataggtgctattagtatccccatcttacagatgaaaagactgatgctaacagggtaagtgacttgcccagagtcacatagcctgaggcaaaatttgagattggatcttcctgatttcaagcttaACACTCTATCAATGCCACCTAACCTACACAAAAGACAATCATAGAGGATAAACAAAAAATTTATCAAAGCAAGTAGTAAAACAACGGTCAGAGAAGTCATTTGGATTAGCTTGTTCTTGTTCAATCATGTCAATTCTTCATGAGCTCTCTGACTAAGCATCCATGCTTAGTATTACAAGTGTATGTGGCATTTAAAAGGGCCTTGGCCCCTCACATTTTCTGGTATCAAACTCTATTATACCTTCCACACATAATCTTAAAGAGATCCTGAttcacctctccctcttctaAACGTCTAGCACTGAGTTTCTCCCCCTTGGTGGGAGAGGTTTTCCCTGATCCAAGATACCTCAGCAGCTCAGGAGGTGAGTGACGTAACAGATGTTATATCAGATAAGGTAATTTCAGAGTTTATAACATAGAAGTGTTGCACTTGTGCGTAATGGGGAAATCAAGACGATGATAGGATTGCATTAAAACTATTTTAGTGgtggaaaaaaaattgggacCTTGCCAAGgggtgggattttttttaatatacagcAGTCTGGTTTCCCTCTTAAGAGGTTGGGGAAGTTATTTTCAGGTTTGATTTCCTTGCTAACCTAAAGTTTTGGGGAGTTGATGTTGGAGGGTTTAGCAAAACTTCCACTGCCCTGAGAGAATGTCTTT
The DNA window shown above is from Notamacropus eugenii isolate mMacEug1 chromosome 2, mMacEug1.pri_v2, whole genome shotgun sequence and carries:
- the RNF222 gene encoding RING finger protein 222 isoform X1, translated to MGRFLSSHLGQNEDTDILKGEETLSKVTQSLYIAGAAMSEGESKDSVGSECPVCYEKFRDLEGASRTLSCGHVFCHDCLVKYLLSCKVDGQIQRTIICPICRYVTFLSKKSSRWPSLSSSEKSLQTLAVPVGLDNLPSLDALGHTNPLTIPHPLWVPSQGQTRVPTQSPSFPRDLLPSLVREPQIFIISRHGMPLGEEDSVLPRQSLADLSEASPSRRSFCSHCCRSRVMLLLTLITIVAVVATILPWILLVRKEA
- the RNF222 gene encoding RING finger protein 222 isoform X2; the encoded protein is MSEGESKDSVGSECPVCYEKFRDLEGASRTLSCGHVFCHDCLVKYLLSCKVDGQIQRTIICPICRYVTFLSKKSSRWPSLSSSEKSLQTLAVPVGLDNLPSLDALGHTNPLTIPHPLWVPSQGQTRVPTQSPSFPRDLLPSLVREPQIFIISRHGMPLGEEDSVLPRQSLADLSEASPSRRSFCSHCCRSRVMLLLTLITIVAVVATILPWILLVRKEA